In one Vulgatibacter incomptus genomic region, the following are encoded:
- a CDS encoding arginine--tRNA ligase: protein MRERVRRIFENTIARCVVQEVLPVEAKGVDFAVETPKNPAHGDYAVNAAMLLAKLAGKPPRAVAQLLIDHLDDPDLLLSSLEIAGPGFINVRLDPAFFFRGLRRVDEEGDRFGNVGVGDGKRVLVEYVSANPTGPMHVGHGRGAVTGDAISRLLAAAGYDVTREYYVNDAGGQVTALARSVWVRAREIWSEEHPASELTPVALGEDDYKGEYIKDVAGAVIAAWPEAEREALVAGPFGPLRDRIANVAVQVVLDTMIKPDLAYLGIHFDKWFSERSLHESGEVDRAIRALEARGFVEEKVLPPPKGIEREAQEADERPQLVFTSTRFGDDADRPLRKGDGNHTYFAADMAYHWDKLERGYPRLINVWGADHGGYVPRVRAAIQALGHPPETLDVVLVQMVNLLKNGQPVKMGKRSGNFITLRWLLDEVGSDAVRVFFLMRRGDAMLDFDVDLAKAQSKDNPVFYVQYGHARCASILRKAIEAGLPHPGFSPDHADSLTMPEELELTKRILAFPDVVAAAAQALEPHRIVFYIQETTALFQHYYEAGKRAGEKVIGDDPAKTEARLFLIASVKQVLANALALLGVSAPERMERASEEIAAEESE from the coding sequence ATGCGCGAAAGAGTGCGCCGGATCTTCGAGAACACGATCGCGCGATGCGTGGTCCAGGAAGTGCTGCCGGTAGAGGCGAAGGGCGTCGACTTCGCGGTCGAGACGCCCAAGAACCCGGCCCACGGCGACTACGCGGTGAACGCCGCGATGCTGCTGGCGAAGCTCGCCGGGAAGCCGCCGCGCGCCGTGGCGCAGCTCCTGATCGATCACCTCGACGATCCCGATCTCCTCCTTTCCAGCCTGGAGATCGCAGGCCCGGGCTTCATCAACGTCCGCCTCGATCCCGCCTTCTTCTTCCGCGGGCTGCGGAGGGTCGACGAGGAGGGCGATCGCTTCGGGAACGTCGGCGTCGGCGACGGGAAGCGGGTGCTGGTCGAGTACGTCTCCGCGAACCCGACGGGCCCGATGCACGTCGGCCACGGCCGCGGCGCCGTGACGGGCGACGCGATCTCCCGGCTCCTCGCAGCGGCTGGCTACGACGTCACCCGCGAGTATTACGTGAACGACGCCGGCGGCCAGGTGACGGCGCTCGCGCGCTCGGTGTGGGTGCGGGCCCGAGAGATCTGGTCGGAGGAGCATCCCGCCTCGGAGCTGACCCCCGTCGCCCTGGGCGAGGACGACTACAAGGGCGAGTACATCAAGGACGTCGCCGGCGCCGTGATCGCTGCCTGGCCCGAGGCCGAGCGCGAGGCGCTGGTCGCCGGTCCTTTCGGGCCGCTTAGGGATCGGATCGCCAACGTCGCGGTGCAGGTCGTGCTCGATACGATGATCAAGCCGGACCTCGCCTACCTGGGGATCCACTTCGACAAGTGGTTCTCCGAGCGTTCGCTCCACGAGAGCGGCGAGGTGGACCGCGCGATCCGCGCCCTCGAGGCGCGGGGCTTCGTGGAGGAGAAGGTCCTGCCGCCGCCGAAGGGGATCGAGCGCGAGGCCCAGGAGGCCGACGAGCGGCCGCAGCTCGTCTTCACCTCCACCCGCTTCGGCGACGACGCCGACCGGCCGCTGCGCAAGGGTGACGGGAACCACACCTACTTCGCCGCCGACATGGCCTACCACTGGGACAAGCTCGAGCGGGGCTATCCGCGGCTGATCAACGTGTGGGGCGCGGACCACGGCGGCTACGTGCCTCGGGTGCGGGCGGCGATCCAGGCCCTCGGGCATCCCCCCGAGACGCTGGACGTCGTCCTCGTCCAGATGGTGAACCTCCTCAAGAACGGCCAGCCCGTGAAGATGGGCAAGCGCTCCGGGAACTTCATCACCCTGCGCTGGCTCCTCGACGAGGTGGGCTCCGACGCCGTGCGGGTCTTCTTCCTGATGCGCCGGGGCGACGCGATGCTCGACTTCGATGTCGACCTCGCGAAGGCCCAGAGCAAGGACAACCCCGTCTTCTACGTGCAGTACGGGCACGCGCGCTGCGCGTCGATCCTGCGCAAGGCCATCGAGGCGGGGCTGCCGCACCCGGGCTTCTCGCCCGACCACGCCGATTCGCTCACCATGCCGGAGGAGCTCGAGCTCACGAAGCGGATCCTCGCGTTCCCCGACGTGGTGGCCGCTGCCGCCCAGGCCCTCGAGCCCCACCGGATCGTCTTCTACATCCAGGAGACGACCGCGCTCTTCCAGCACTACTACGAGGCCGGCAAGCGCGCGGGCGAGAAGGTAATCGGCGACGATCCGGCCAAGACCGAGGCGCGGCTCTTCCTGATCGCGAGCGTGAAGCAGGTCCTCGCCAACGCTCTCGCCCTCCTCGGCGTCTCGGCGCCGGAGCGGATGGAGCGGGCCTCCGAGGAGATCGCTGCCGAGGAGAGCGAATGA
- a CDS encoding tetratricopeptide repeat protein, whose amino-acid sequence MDPLVANLLWAALLGIALGAIVGVLVAASGKRRGEGGDPSGPVPLTSLRYVLEGDGDDGALVLSRLPSGDPEALAAAFGLGELFRRKGDLGRAVRIHEAILAVPGLSAEWRAGATFELGLDFRRLGMFARAMEAFEKVVDADPFHAEALRELRELCEEVGDWEGATRHQERLEGLRGAQPALSAHLHAGHARKLLSERCLDDAARVVALGEAADPRSADVRVAGAELHLARGEGAEAVAALSEALELRPEILSAIVPLLEGAFLAQDRYPALGDFLGERLEANPDDASLRLALARHLRRRRLLDEAAGQLRRILEADPQNGEARLELGELLLEGGPADGLETELRALLKGPGNTPRPFACGGCGMELTQFFFRCPRCYGWDTIGRIRPPKAAEHDIPRLASATGGADDE is encoded by the coding sequence TTGGATCCCCTCGTCGCCAATCTCCTCTGGGCCGCACTCCTCGGCATCGCGCTCGGCGCCATCGTGGGCGTCCTCGTCGCAGCGAGCGGCAAGCGCCGCGGCGAGGGGGGTGATCCTTCGGGCCCCGTCCCGCTCACGTCCCTCCGCTACGTGCTCGAAGGCGACGGCGACGATGGCGCGCTGGTGCTCTCCCGATTGCCGTCGGGGGATCCGGAGGCGCTGGCAGCCGCCTTCGGCCTGGGCGAGCTCTTCCGTCGCAAGGGCGATCTCGGCAGGGCGGTCCGCATCCACGAAGCGATCCTGGCCGTGCCCGGGCTATCGGCGGAGTGGCGCGCCGGCGCGACCTTCGAGCTGGGCCTGGACTTCCGGCGCCTCGGGATGTTCGCCAGGGCGATGGAGGCCTTCGAGAAAGTGGTAGACGCCGATCCCTTCCACGCCGAGGCGCTCCGTGAGCTGCGGGAGCTCTGCGAGGAGGTCGGGGACTGGGAGGGCGCGACCCGCCATCAGGAGCGGCTGGAAGGCCTGCGCGGCGCGCAGCCTGCGCTGTCCGCGCACCTTCACGCCGGGCACGCCCGCAAGCTGCTCTCCGAGCGCTGCCTCGACGACGCGGCGCGGGTGGTGGCGCTGGGCGAGGCGGCCGATCCTCGCAGCGCGGACGTGCGGGTGGCCGGGGCCGAGCTGCATCTCGCCAGAGGAGAAGGAGCCGAGGCGGTGGCCGCGCTCTCCGAGGCGCTCGAGCTGCGGCCGGAGATCCTCTCGGCGATCGTCCCCCTGCTCGAGGGCGCCTTCCTGGCCCAGGATCGATACCCCGCCCTCGGCGATTTCCTCGGCGAGAGGCTGGAGGCGAATCCCGACGACGCGTCCCTGCGCCTCGCCCTCGCGCGGCACCTTCGGCGGCGGAGGTTGCTGGACGAGGCGGCGGGGCAGCTCCGCCGGATCCTCGAGGCCGATCCGCAGAACGGGGAGGCCCGCCTCGAGCTCGGCGAGCTCCTCCTCGAAGGCGGCCCGGCGGATGGTCTCGAAACCGAGCTCCGCGCGCTTCTCAAGGGGCCGGGCAACACGCCGCGCCCCTTCGCCTGCGGCGGTTGCGGAATGGAGCTGACGCAGTTCTTCTTCCGCTGCCCCCGCTGCTACGGATGGGACACCATCGGACGGATCCGCCCTCCGAAAGCGGCGGAACATGATATCCCGCGGTTGGCCTCGGCCACGGGCGGTGCAGACGACGAATGA
- a CDS encoding HIT family protein, whose amino-acid sequence MERLWAPWRLAFIEGADKAPDEGCIFCRFPAEERDRDRLILGRSASSFVILNKYPYNNGHLMVVPRRHAADPGELPEDEFDDLQRTLRLSIRVIREAFGPDALNVGMNLGRAAGAGIADHLHWHIVPRWAGDVNFMPVLAETRVIPEHLDATWVKLRPAFDAALAFSG is encoded by the coding sequence ATGGAACGTCTCTGGGCGCCGTGGCGCCTCGCATTCATCGAAGGGGCGGACAAGGCGCCGGACGAGGGCTGCATCTTCTGCCGGTTCCCGGCGGAGGAGCGGGATCGGGATCGGTTGATCCTCGGCCGCTCCGCCTCGTCCTTCGTGATCCTGAACAAGTACCCCTACAACAACGGCCACCTGATGGTCGTCCCGAGGCGGCACGCTGCGGACCCCGGGGAGCTTCCGGAGGACGAGTTCGACGACCTCCAGCGCACCCTGCGCCTCTCGATCCGGGTGATCCGCGAGGCCTTCGGTCCCGACGCGCTGAACGTCGGCATGAACCTGGGACGAGCCGCCGGAGCCGGGATCGCCGACCACCTCCACTGGCACATCGTGCCCCGTTGGGCGGGCGACGTGAACTTCATGCCCGTGCTCGCCGAGACCCGGGTGATCCCCGAGCACCTCGACGCGACCTGGGTGAAGCTCCGGCCCGCGTTCGACGCGGCGCTGGCCTTCTCGGGCTAA
- the sppA gene encoding signal peptide peptidase SppA, translated as MDKRAAIVLGVIFGGLFLALFGFLILAFSVAGGAGAGKLGAGNVGVVEVKGPITDAEDEVKALHDFLEEDRIKAVVVRVNSPGGAVGPSQEIHAEIRRLAEEKPVVVSMGDVAASGGYYLAVAADKIVANPGTLTGSIGVITQFPNVTAIAEKIGFQMNTVKSGAAKDIGNPFRPFTEADRKVFEGLVDDVYRQFVGAVVEGRKLPEEQVKAIADGRVLTGEQALQAGLIDQLGNFNDAVDLAAELAGIEGKPKLVYPEKEEPLSLHRLLRASVREGVRAVADELRLQLRSETSAAPRVEFRLPGT; from the coding sequence GTGGACAAGCGCGCGGCCATCGTCCTCGGCGTGATCTTCGGCGGCCTCTTCCTCGCGCTCTTCGGCTTCCTGATCCTCGCGTTCTCGGTGGCGGGCGGCGCCGGTGCCGGGAAGCTCGGCGCCGGCAACGTCGGCGTGGTCGAAGTGAAGGGGCCCATCACCGACGCGGAAGACGAGGTCAAGGCCCTCCACGACTTCCTCGAGGAGGATCGGATCAAGGCCGTGGTCGTCCGGGTGAACTCGCCGGGCGGGGCGGTGGGGCCGTCCCAGGAGATCCACGCGGAGATCCGGCGCCTGGCGGAAGAGAAGCCCGTCGTCGTCTCGATGGGCGACGTCGCGGCCTCCGGCGGCTACTACCTCGCGGTGGCGGCCGACAAGATCGTCGCGAACCCGGGTACGCTCACGGGATCCATCGGCGTGATCACCCAGTTCCCGAACGTGACGGCGATCGCGGAGAAGATCGGCTTCCAGATGAACACGGTGAAGAGCGGCGCCGCCAAGGACATCGGCAACCCGTTCCGCCCGTTCACGGAGGCGGATCGCAAGGTCTTCGAGGGCCTGGTCGACGACGTCTACCGGCAGTTCGTCGGGGCCGTGGTCGAGGGGCGGAAGCTCCCCGAAGAGCAGGTGAAGGCCATCGCCGACGGCAGGGTCCTCACGGGGGAGCAGGCGCTCCAGGCGGGCCTCATCGATCAGCTCGGCAACTTCAACGACGCGGTCGATCTCGCGGCGGAGCTCGCCGGGATCGAGGGGAAGCCGAAGCTCGTCTACCCCGAGAAGGAAGAGCCGCTCTCGCTCCATCGCCTCCTCCGCGCCAGCGTGCGCGAAGGCGTCCGGGCGGTGGCGGATGAGCTGCGCCTGCAGCTTCGGAGCGAGACCTCGGCGGCGCCGCGCGTCGAGTTTCGGCTCCCGGGAACCTGA
- a CDS encoding LysM peptidoglycan-binding domain-containing protein, whose translation MNNFVLRTLTALVVALPAIAFGAEPEPADEASPMLQLASDPSARDFGGAVGEVEAVPEAGETVGIGNKHVVEKGDTLWDLSEKVLGSPWSWPKVWSYNPQIENPHWIYPGDEINFGPNGQGGPAAQVRGEGDDAFGDDDAQVSVAGKIGFQGKGKRISAVGFASEDDVGHSGRIVKSWEEKELLYQGDKIYIDWENRNGVRPGQSFVIFRTERAIAHPSSGVTLGYVTRILGSAKVVDVNPEQKVVTAVIERSIVEISRGDFVGPSGLQHARSVARAEATRNLTAIIAGTLEERIAELAQGHFVILDKGYSDGIEPGNSFNVIRATDGLDDDGFTARYDEDLPAESIGELLVVDARGSTSVAVVTRSLKEMRQGDRAELRAVAGR comes from the coding sequence CCTGACCGCCCTCGTCGTCGCGCTCCCCGCGATCGCCTTCGGGGCCGAGCCGGAACCGGCGGACGAGGCGTCGCCTATGCTCCAGCTCGCGAGCGACCCGTCCGCGCGCGACTTTGGCGGCGCGGTCGGCGAGGTCGAGGCGGTGCCGGAGGCCGGGGAGACCGTCGGTATCGGCAACAAGCACGTCGTGGAGAAGGGCGACACCCTCTGGGATCTCTCCGAGAAGGTGCTCGGGAGCCCTTGGTCCTGGCCGAAGGTCTGGTCCTACAACCCGCAGATCGAGAACCCCCACTGGATCTACCCGGGCGACGAGATCAACTTCGGGCCGAACGGGCAGGGCGGTCCCGCCGCCCAGGTCCGGGGCGAGGGCGACGACGCCTTCGGCGACGACGACGCGCAGGTGAGCGTCGCCGGTAAGATCGGCTTCCAGGGCAAGGGCAAGCGCATCTCCGCCGTTGGCTTCGCGTCGGAGGACGACGTCGGTCACTCGGGGCGGATCGTCAAGTCCTGGGAGGAGAAGGAGCTCCTCTACCAGGGCGACAAGATCTACATCGACTGGGAGAACCGGAACGGGGTCCGGCCCGGCCAGAGCTTCGTGATCTTCCGCACCGAGCGGGCCATCGCCCATCCTTCGAGCGGCGTGACGCTCGGCTACGTGACCCGGATCCTCGGCAGCGCGAAGGTGGTCGACGTGAACCCCGAGCAGAAGGTCGTCACGGCAGTGATCGAGCGGTCGATCGTCGAGATCTCCCGCGGCGACTTCGTGGGCCCCTCCGGCCTGCAGCACGCCCGCAGCGTGGCGCGCGCGGAGGCCACCCGGAACCTGACCGCGATCATCGCGGGCACGCTGGAGGAGCGGATCGCGGAGCTCGCCCAGGGCCACTTCGTCATCCTGGACAAGGGCTATTCCGACGGCATCGAGCCGGGCAACTCGTTCAACGTGATCCGTGCCACGGACGGCCTCGACGACGACGGCTTCACGGCGCGCTACGACGAAGATCTCCCGGCCGAGTCCATCGGCGAGCTCCTCGTGGTGGACGCCCGGGGCAGCACCTCGGTCGCAGTCGTAACGCGCTCCCTCAAGGAGATGCGGCAGGGCGATCGCGCCGAGCTTCGCGCGGTGGCGGGTCGATAG